A window of Amaranthus tricolor cultivar Red isolate AtriRed21 chromosome 8, ASM2621246v1, whole genome shotgun sequence genomic DNA:
ATTATTGATACTCCAACATGCGAACTTGACAAAGTTCGTATGTGAAGGAGTGTTGGGATGATTTGCTCACAtagaaaaattaaatgtaatatgtacactttataagtcattgaAGCCTTCCTCCCATAATTATATGACTTTTAGAtgatatctccttggcttataaaGTCTGTTCATTTCGTGTTTTTATCCAATTATATGTTACATTTACAATAAGTCTATCCCAATTTAACATGATATCAAAGCCGGAAATTTGATCAAAAAACTGAATAATAGGTCTAAAAAGAATGACTTTCCTACCTTATAATTGATTACTCCAACATGCAAACTTAACAAAGGTTCGCATGTAAGGGTGGGAGTCTTGGAATAGTTTTTCCCACATCAAAGAATTAAATATAGTGTGCACACTTTACAAATCATTAGAGTTCTTCTCGTATAGCCATATAATTTTGAGATAGTATCATATCTTGACATATGAAATATGTACACCTCTTGTTTCTCCGATTATATGCTGTTAAACACAGTAGCTCTTGGCACAAGCTTTGCAGTCCCCATTCATTTCAGGAAGCATTAGGAGGCCATTTTGTTCAAGGATACCAGAATATCATAAGCTTGGAAACAGAAGGGTTGAATGCTTTCACTTAGGATCAGCAACTTGAAAAGCTTTGTGTTTGTTTGATGATCTATGTCTTTAGTTGATAAGTGAGTTGAATCTGTGTCTCCCAAGATCAAGGGTGTGCAACACTTTAATCCAAGGATCTTTATTAGTTACTTATTAGTGTTTTGTTTCTATCAGGCAGTTATAACTGACTACCTAAGTAGTTATGACAGTTGTActtcctttttttgttttttgttttcttctaaCTTTGTGGCTATATAAAGGCTTATATTGTATCTTTGcacaatttctaacatatgctGACATTCATAATACGTGTATGTGATAAAAAAGGTAGCAAGTACAAAGGCAGAATACTTACCTCCAAGAGAAGACATCATAATGCAGAAAGAAGCAGCAGAAGACATATACATAATAGTATCAGGAGAAGTTGAAATGATTGATTATGAAAATGAGAAAGAGATTGTGGTTGGGACTCTATTTGCTGGTGACATTTTTGGAGAGGTTGCTGCATTATGTTGTACACCTCAAAGCTTCACTTTTCGTACTAAAACACTTACTCAACTTCTCAGAATTAAAACAACTAATCTTATTCAAGCTATCAAAATCCGGCAGGAAGATAACATTCTCATGCTCAATAATTTTCTTCAGGTTTTTTTCATTCTCTTGCTAAACTACAAATTTGTGGTTACTTATCCCTTTGTAGTTTGTTCAAGTGATTTTGCCCTAATAGTAATTAGTGCCGTATTTAATGATAAAGTGGGTGAAATCAGAAATGTGTGGCTGTGAAGAAAATTAAAAGTATGGTCAAAAATTGAATTAGATTAAATTTGATgggataaattaaaatgaaaatacgTCGACTTTTCGTATGTCAAGGGACTAAGAGATTACTATATGTCTGCATATTGTTGTTAATtagaataatttatagattacaattataaagttttatgacttttgcgaattacaatcttaaagcttattttttacgaattacagATTTCAAAGTTTACAGCGTTTAGCTAGACCAAATTACAAAATTTCAACCACTAAACCTAATGTTTAGACTACTAAAATGGTCGGAATTATGTGATTTTGCCTGAACGCTGTAGACTTTAATATATGCTTTGGTGtctgtaattcgcaaaatataaacattaggaatgttattcacaaaagtgctaaacttcaccaattattcttgttattaatttttaaatttttcatgtTTCTTTTTCATATTGTCCACATTTCTATAAGGGTTAGATTCAATAATTTGTTCactttagagtaatttcaatttaTATAACAAATATTAAACTAAAAACCCATATGaagtttgattataaaattaaatacggTTTTTCAAATCTAGTGCATAGgtttaatttacaaaataagtGAATTTGTTGAaatattatttgtaatattctttaaaattaacaactatAATAAATCTTTAAATGAGTATATCAATCCGATTTCAACaaatttacttatttaattttgtaacTAAACCTAATAAACTAGCTAAATAGGttagaaaatcataaaaatactACTCTAAATAATTCCACAAatttaatatgaataaaataatatatcatcCACCTatgaattgatttttttttttttgacttacAGCATCACAGAAAGCTAAATGTCCTCAGTGTGGGAGATTGGCTGATTGAAAATACAGATATAGATAGTGAATTATTTAAAGCATTAAATTTATTGAACGTTGCAGCAGCTGGTAATAGCTTATTTCTTGACAAGCTCCTTCAAGCAAACTTAGATCCAAATCTCTGTGATTCTAAAAGAAGAACCCCTTTGGTACGCCCCCCTACGCTTATATATTCTCGTGATTTATACTCTTTTATAATAATCGTAATTATTCATTTATTCTGTGcttattttaaagcatttttacgactttattagttattttgattatttatactGATTTTGAGaggttttaattattatgattttgatgACTATAAAATTTAGTATATATGGTCATCATTTCTAACATAATTCTTATTTAGCGTATTCCATTTTACATAACATTTACATGGTtcatatatatgagatatagcATGAAGCTGCTTCACGAGGACATGAAGAATGTGTGTTGGTGCTTCTTAATCATGGATGCAATGTACTTCTAAAAGGTAAGGACTTTGGATTGGATTGCTAACTTAATATAAGGTATCGTTTGTTCCACTTATTTTGCTATATTTGCTTTTCAGTGTGAAAATTTTAGTGGGTgattaatttaccaaaaaacataaattttatcatgaaaaatatttttgatgaaaaagaaaaataaataatcactAAGTTTCTTATGTTTGGTTAATGGACGAGTGTGGGAAATTTgaattgttttcatttttagagtaaaataattgtaaaagtgataaaaaaaacaaatttccatCAATATTTTCGCTTTTAAGTTCATTATCAAACCAAATAAATTTTGTTTCCAAACCAAACAACTCCTAATCAAATTATAAAACCaaatgagaaaataaaatatgctctgataccatgttataaaactaatttaactaaaaatttaaaacaaatgattAATTATACAGATATGCATGGCAACACTGCTTTATGGGATGCTATAGCAGCAAAGCATTACAAGATATTCCAAATTCTATTGAATTATGCTACAATTTCAGATCCTAACATAGAGGGAGATCTTCTTACTACAGCTACTGAACGAAATGATATACAAATCGTTAAGGATTTATTAAATTACGGATTAAACGTAAATTCTACTAATCATGATGGATTAACAGCTCTCCAAGTTGCATTAGCAACAAATCAAGTTGAAGTAGCAAAGGTTTTAATATCATATGGTGCAAAATCAAATGACCAAAATGGCCATATTATTTCCAACATTTTGAGTGAAGGTGATCACAAGAATCATGGAAATGAGCTCAAAGGGTGTAATAGGAAAAGCATAAAAAGTTGTGAGCTATTTTGTGATGCAAGGGTAAACTTATATAAGGGGCATCCATTTTTAAGTAACACATTTGATAAGCATGCAACAGGAAGACTTATAAAATTGCCTAGCTCATTTGTGGATCTCAAAACAATTGCAGGTATGCTTCTTCATAATAGAATTTATCTTTTCAATCACATAATTCTTTAATATATTTTGACtttaatccgactttaaaatGGAGTTACAATTATAATGCGTACATAACGTATACTCAATTTTGTGTTGACTTGAAATATCTAACCTAAATAGACATCATGACCTGAATGAGCACCTCTCTCATTTGTTAAGAAttaattctttgttttttttaattgaaataccTATCACTTTTGTTACGGTTTATTTGGtaattagtattaaataatatcaataatagctataaaaattatttagtaaGGTCTTTAATCATACTCGTTTAACTTCAATTAATAAATTGTTTGTGTTTTAAAATTAGGTACATTTTTTCTTTGATGTGAGAGTTTTTATTAAAATGAGttattttttcttcataaaaaattttctttttcaatagCAATTAGAAAGGTGATATTAGCTGATAcagtaaaattttgaaaaaaaacacaTACTTCTATTAAagataatactttcattattatgagagtgtcataataaaattatatataaattaaatattttatttattttcatcattatcatttaatATCAACAATCAAGTGACTGATAATACTTTGAgctaaaaactcataaaataataatagtactactaacacaaatttcaaatttttttagtaGTTTCATTATATCCAAATTTAGACCTTTGTTGTTTCAAATTTGGATGTAACAATGAAAATCACACTTATAAACATTGTCATACAAAAAAATACTTAAGAACATTGCTAAAATACGAttcaattgaaaatataaatacattacAATATTCAAAGTTTGAAACATAAAGGAAAAAAGagttattttctaatttttttatttcactttagaataataattataaattttgaattgcaatttcattttaattgtaTGACAGGCCAAAAGTTTCAAATGAATGGAGCACAATTAACAATTGTAAACGAAGAAGGGGCAGAGATTGATTGCATTGAAGTAATTCGAGATaatgataaattatatatactagAAAATAATGTTTTATAATTAAGATTACGTTTTCAAAGATACTAGTATAATTTATCCgctatttttttttgaactgtaATTTTGTGCGGAAATACTGAATTAATAACTAAGACTGTATTTCAGTGAAAGACATCGGCAAAATGGAAACAAAACATAAGTTTTCATGATATGACATTTTGTCTTCGATTTTCGAATGAAGTTTTACTATAAGAGCATCCTTACTCATGACCTAAAAAAAGGTCATCTTActatttaacaatttttctcTCTTCTAAAAGTTCATCTTTCAATccaattttattaacaatgatctcttttaaaaagtcatcatcctctctttcttactttttttctatcccatcataatttttctcccttaatttatctaacatttatctttattattttataataatattttcatgtacaaaattaatataatttttatttgattaaaatagatctactattttataattaaaaaaattattcttttaatatcttttaataaaactaatattttttaataaatataaatgtatatattaataataattaaggaaaattcgttaacttcaaataaagattacaatgcgcatacataaaataaatacacaaattaaaaaactaaaattttaaatgatacattAATTGTGGTTCCCTCCAAACTTTTGCCAAATATTTTCAACCAAGTCATCTTTTAAGGATAAATGTGTTTGTCGATCTTCAACATCATCCTTATTTGTCAAGTATCGGTTGATATCAACAATTCTATCTGTGTAATACTCTAAGTCATCATTTAATCCACTTGTAGTTGTACCTTCCGATTGACCTTTTTGGCGATCTCCCATGAACTCTCTACCATCAGCATAGTGTGTATATGTATCTCTTTCATCTTCCACTAtcatattatgcataattatacaAGAAGTAATTATATCAGAGAGTCGTTCTTCATCCCAAGCAAGTGAGGGCTTTCTAATTATTGCAAATCGAGCTTGCAACACCCCAAATACTCGCTCCACATCCTTTCTTGCTGCTTCTTGATGTTGGGCAAATAACCTTGCTTTTGCTGTTTGCGGTTCAGTAATAGACTGAATAAAGGTAGCCCATTTAGGATAAATGCCATCAGTGAGATAGTAAGCCATGCAATCAACACTACCAATCATGCCAGGGAATCCTCGTTCTTCACTAAAGGCTAATAATCTCGTCAAATCTTGTGGTGTTGGTTTTCTCAAATAATGTTGCCCAAATTGGTTGATTATTCCCTTTGTGAAATGAGTAAGTGCTTTTCGT
This region includes:
- the LOC130821417 gene encoding potassium channel AKT2/3 isoform X2; this encodes MVALVAYTAWVYPFEVAFMKSTSAPKRQLFIADNIVNVFFALDIVLTFFVAYFDSRTQLLLYDSKKIALRYLSTWFIMDVASTIPYEALALLFTGKYKVSLSYSLLGLFRFWRLRRVKQFFTRLEKDIRFSYFWVRCTRLLFVTLFLVHCAGCLYYLLADRYPHEGKTWIGSMNPNFRETSLWVRYISAIYWSITTMTTVGYGDLHAVNTIEMIFIIFYMLFNLSLTAYLIGNMTNLVVEGTRRTMEFRSSIEAASSFVSRNRLPTRLKDQILGYMCLRFKAENLNQFQLIEQLPNSIYKSICQHLFLPTIEKVYLFRGLSTKTLLLFVASTKAEYLPPREDIIMQKEAAEDIYIIVSGEVEMIDYENEKEIVVGTLFAGDIFGEVAALCCTPQSFTFRTKTLTQLLRIKTTNLIQAIKIRQEDNILMLNNFLQHHRKLNVLSVGDWLIENTDIDSELFKALNLLNVAAAGNSLFLDKLLQANLDPNLCDSKRRTPLHEAASRGHEECVLVLLNHGCNVLLKDMHGNTALWDAIAAKHYKIFQILLNYATISDPNIEGDLLTTATERNDIQIVKDLLNYGLNVNSTNHDGLTALQVALATNQVEVAKVLISYGAKSNDQNGHIISNILSEGDHKNHGNELKGCNRKSIKSCELFCDARVNLYKGHPFLSNTFDKHATGRLIKLPSSFVDLKTIAGQKFQMNGAQLTIVNEEGAEIDCIEVIRDNDKLYILENNVL
- the LOC130821679 gene encoding uncharacterized protein LOC130821679 → MTFSKYNFASSTSSSSSSNEENELIHNMVDYAFQYAIPAIVSTLQPRVRTKKKFRIQRDHSKGHSQLFNDYFAENPTYSSRLFRRRFRLRKHVFLRIMEAISNNDPWFTTNIDATGRKGLSALQKCTAALRMLAYGVAADQVDEYLQISECTARKALTHFTKGIINQFGQHYLRKPTPQDLTRLLAFSEERGFPGMIGSVDCMAYYLTDGIYPKWATFIQSITEPQTAKARLFAQHQEAARKDVERVFGVLQARFAIIRKPSLAWDEERLSDIITSCIIMHNMIVEDERDTYTHYADGREFMGDRQKGQSEGTTTSGLNDDLEYYTDRIVDINRYLTNKDDVEDRQTHLSLKDDLVENIWQKFGGNHN